A window of Ruminococcus champanellensis 18P13 = JCM 17042 contains these coding sequences:
- a CDS encoding histidine phosphatase family protein has product MVTTVYLVRHAEAEGNVNETFQGRVDTEVTEKGMRQLDCLAERFRDIPIQVLYASPLKRTRVTAAAVNRYHQLPVQYLDELMEINGGVWEGKPWADLPRLYPESYRLWQEQMHLFHVQGGESMQQVFDRMRQAVCGIAAGHCGKTIAVVSHGCAIRNFLCYAAGEDISHLDQVGWADNTAVSKVEFDASGHCRLIFKNDASHLPPKLSTLAKSRWCRHDGKSYLTDQTYTPGIDREQEAQA; this is encoded by the coding sequence GTGGTAACCACCGTCTATCTGGTGCGGCATGCGGAAGCAGAAGGCAATGTGAACGAAACCTTCCAGGGCAGAGTGGATACGGAGGTCACGGAAAAGGGCATGCGGCAGTTGGATTGCCTGGCAGAACGGTTCCGGGACATTCCCATTCAGGTGCTGTATGCAAGTCCCTTGAAGCGCACCCGTGTCACTGCTGCGGCAGTGAATCGGTATCACCAACTGCCGGTACAGTATCTGGACGAGCTGATGGAGATCAACGGCGGCGTGTGGGAAGGCAAACCCTGGGCGGATCTACCCAGGCTGTATCCAGAGTCCTACAGGCTGTGGCAGGAGCAGATGCATCTGTTTCATGTACAGGGTGGGGAGTCCATGCAGCAGGTATTTGACCGGATGCGGCAGGCAGTATGCGGCATTGCTGCCGGGCATTGCGGCAAGACCATTGCTGTGGTATCCCACGGCTGTGCCATCCGGAATTTCCTTTGCTATGCAGCAGGTGAGGATATCAGTCACCTGGATCAGGTGGGCTGGGCGGACAATACCGCCGTGTCCAAGGTGGAATTTGACGCATCCGGACATTGTCGGCTGATTTTTAAGAATGATGCGTCCCATTTGCCGCCGAAGCTTTCCACTCTGGCAAAGTCCAGGTGGTGCCGGCATGACGGTAAGTCGTATCTGACGGATCAGACCTATACACCGGGGATAGACCGGGAACAGGAGGCGCAGGCATGA
- the ruvX gene encoding Holliday junction resolvase RuvX: MIILAVDFGDARTGLACCDRSELLASPAGVISETDFEVCIQKTAEAAREHRAEQIVVGYPKNMNGTIGERAEKCALFAEKLRTLAGIETVLWDERCTTVSAHRYLNQTNTRGKKRKAVVDAVAATIILESYLAYRKNTAI, encoded by the coding sequence ATGATCATTCTTGCAGTAGATTTCGGCGATGCACGCACCGGGCTTGCATGCTGCGACCGTTCTGAGCTGCTGGCTTCTCCGGCAGGCGTTATCAGTGAAACGGATTTTGAAGTATGTATCCAAAAAACCGCAGAGGCTGCCAGGGAGCATCGTGCGGAGCAGATCGTGGTGGGGTATCCGAAGAACATGAATGGCACCATCGGGGAGCGGGCAGAAAAATGCGCCTTGTTTGCAGAAAAACTGAGGACACTGGCGGGAATTGAAACTGTGCTCTGGGATGAACGGTGTACCACGGTTTCGGCACACCGTTATCTGAACCAGACCAATACCAGAGGAAAGAAGCGAAAGGCAGTGGTGGATGCGGTGGCGGCAACCATCATTCTGGAAAGCTATCTTGCCTATCGTAAGAACACAGCTATCTGA
- the trmL gene encoding tRNA (uridine(34)/cytosine(34)/5-carboxymethylaminomethyluridine(34)-2'-O)-methyltransferase TrmL, whose product MHQLNIVLVEPQIPQNTGNIARTCAVTGARLHLIRPMGFTVTDKHLKRAGLDYWDKLDITYYDSFAEFSARNPGAYFFFTTKGRKIHSDAVYPNNAYLIFGREDQGLPEDLLFAHPEECVRIPMRNELRSLNLSNSVAIAVYEALRQWDYPDLTRTGSLRAYRWEDTNCEEV is encoded by the coding sequence ATGCATCAGTTAAATATTGTACTCGTTGAACCCCAGATTCCCCAGAATACCGGCAATATTGCCCGAACCTGTGCGGTGACCGGTGCCAGGCTGCATCTGATCCGTCCTATGGGCTTTACTGTAACGGATAAGCATCTGAAACGGGCGGGGCTTGACTACTGGGATAAGCTTGATATTACATATTACGATTCCTTTGCGGAGTTTTCTGCAAGGAATCCGGGCGCGTATTTCTTTTTTACCACAAAGGGCAGAAAGATCCACAGCGATGCCGTGTATCCCAACAACGCCTATCTGATTTTCGGGCGGGAGGATCAGGGCTTGCCGGAGGATCTGCTGTTCGCACATCCAGAGGAATGTGTGCGGATTCCGATGCGCAATGAGCTGCGCAGTCTGAATCTTTCCAATTCCGTTGCCATTGCAGTGTATGAAGCGCTGCGGCAGTGGGATTATCCTGATCTTACCCGGACGGGAAGCCTGCGGGCGTACCGTTGGGAAGATACCAACTGCGAAGAGGTGTAG
- a CDS encoding DegV family protein gives MQKIKLMTDSTSDIDPELEQSLDIQILCFPVTVDGVGYRERQDFTNTEFYQMLEHAVEFPTTAQLTAFEIQEAYEQALQEGYTNLIYVTIASQGSATYSNAIMARDAFYAQVPGAEKLQIHVVDSKNYTGVYGYPVMQAAAKIKKGASVEEVLNYLTEWFQSAEVLFVPLTLKYAKRSGRISAAAAFAGELLGLKPLIRITDGVSKVETKIRGDKNIIPTMSRYIQQRMIPRTPYSLVAGCDDTFANELKKELVKKLGYQPEHLFHIGATVSCNAGPDVVGIIIRSEPRIDAE, from the coding sequence ATGCAGAAAATCAAATTGATGACAGATTCCACCAGCGATATCGATCCGGAGCTGGAACAGTCCCTGGACATTCAGATCCTGTGCTTCCCGGTAACGGTGGATGGAGTCGGTTATCGGGAACGACAGGATTTTACCAATACAGAGTTTTATCAGATGCTGGAGCATGCCGTGGAATTTCCGACTACGGCACAGCTGACCGCCTTTGAGATTCAGGAAGCCTATGAGCAGGCACTACAGGAAGGGTATACCAACTTAATTTATGTGACCATTGCGTCCCAGGGCTCTGCCACATACAGCAATGCCATCATGGCACGGGATGCGTTTTACGCCCAGGTGCCTGGTGCGGAAAAGCTGCAGATTCATGTAGTGGATTCTAAGAATTATACCGGTGTGTACGGGTATCCGGTTATGCAGGCAGCCGCTAAAATCAAGAAGGGCGCCTCTGTGGAAGAAGTACTGAATTATCTGACCGAATGGTTTCAAAGCGCAGAGGTGCTGTTTGTGCCTCTGACGCTGAAATATGCAAAGCGATCCGGCAGAATCTCGGCAGCAGCAGCCTTTGCCGGTGAGCTGCTGGGACTCAAGCCCCTGATCCGCATTACAGACGGGGTTTCCAAGGTGGAAACCAAGATCCGGGGGGACAAGAATATCATTCCCACCATGTCCCGGTACATTCAGCAGCGGATGATTCCCAGAACCCCTTATTCGCTGGTTGCGGGCTGTGACGATACCTTTGCAAATGAATTGAAAAAGGAGTTGGTGAAGAAGCTGGGCTATCAGCCGGAGCATTTGTTCCATATCGGCGCAACAGTATCCTGTAATGCCGGTCCTGATGTGGTTGGCATTATCATTCGTTCGGAGCCCCGCATTGATGCGGAATGA
- a CDS encoding dockerin type I domain-containing protein, with the protein MRLTKQFARIAAVGAAACVLNVCMPMQAFGLQTSGVIRVTGFESAKAVDSDSYDAMRQIVTAAWDSMEESADLTKLKIRRDDFKPAMRQLMMDTPAYFFVEHSYQFSYSSSSGCITKVYFTYNCTEDEVVQKRAEYDDAKQAILNQVDPEWSDVEKALFLHDTIVATTSYDLTYSNYDAYDVLVSHEAVCQGYALAYMDLMREAGVDCYYLASDELNHAWNMVEIDGSYYHVDATWDDPTPDQLGYVRHKNFLCTDEEIRALEHDASDWQVTGFDAPPEASDTRFVDSFWDESVAPIVPINGNWATVLYDSANYEGKLNLYRYNSEDHTAEETLCTTIDEKWYVSGNAGSYWLNVYSGLGTWEGRLYYGTANTIYSILPDGTDKQAFYTLTEQEADQGSIYGITVDNTGYLRYSINEKPNTEGVIYGIQLEQTNPPTPDPVLGDLDGDRQVSVADMVLLRRYLIGKPDLTEDAAVTADLNADNKINAIDLVLLKNILLNQEA; encoded by the coding sequence ATGCGATTGACCAAGCAATTTGCCCGGATCGCTGCTGTGGGAGCGGCAGCGTGTGTATTGAATGTTTGTATGCCTATGCAGGCGTTCGGCTTACAAACCAGTGGTGTGATCCGTGTAACAGGCTTTGAATCAGCAAAGGCTGTGGATTCGGACAGCTATGACGCCATGCGGCAGATCGTGACTGCTGCGTGGGATTCCATGGAGGAGTCAGCAGATCTGACCAAGCTGAAGATCCGCCGGGATGATTTCAAACCGGCTATGCGGCAGCTGATGATGGACACGCCTGCATACTTTTTTGTAGAGCACAGCTATCAATTTTCTTATTCTTCTTCCAGCGGATGCATCACAAAGGTGTATTTTACTTACAACTGCACAGAGGATGAGGTTGTCCAGAAGCGTGCAGAATACGATGATGCAAAACAGGCAATCCTGAATCAGGTGGATCCGGAATGGTCCGATGTGGAGAAGGCACTGTTTCTGCACGATACCATCGTTGCCACCACCAGTTATGATCTGACCTACAGCAACTATGATGCCTATGATGTGCTGGTGAGCCATGAAGCCGTGTGTCAGGGGTATGCGCTGGCGTATATGGATCTGATGCGGGAGGCTGGCGTGGATTGCTACTACCTTGCCAGCGATGAACTGAATCACGCCTGGAATATGGTGGAGATCGATGGGAGCTACTATCATGTAGATGCCACCTGGGACGATCCGACGCCGGATCAGCTGGGGTATGTACGCCACAAGAATTTCCTGTGTACGGACGAGGAGATCCGGGCACTGGAGCATGACGCTTCCGACTGGCAGGTCACCGGCTTTGATGCCCCGCCGGAGGCCTCCGACACCCGGTTTGTGGATTCCTTCTGGGATGAGTCCGTTGCACCCATCGTGCCCATCAACGGCAACTGGGCAACAGTTTTGTATGATTCGGCAAATTATGAGGGTAAGCTGAATCTGTATCGTTACAACAGCGAGGATCACACAGCCGAGGAAACGCTTTGCACCACCATCGATGAAAAGTGGTATGTCAGCGGGAACGCAGGCTCCTACTGGCTGAATGTGTACAGCGGACTTGGCACATGGGAAGGTCGGCTGTATTACGGTACAGCTAATACCATCTACAGCATTCTGCCGGACGGCACTGACAAACAGGCATTCTATACGCTTACGGAGCAGGAAGCTGACCAGGGCAGCATCTATGGCATAACGGTGGATAACACTGGCTATTTACGGTATTCTATCAACGAAAAGCCCAATACAGAGGGCGTTATTTATGGAATTCAGCTGGAACAGACGAATCCGCCGACCCCAGACCCTGTTCTGGGAGATCTGGATGGAGACAGACAGGTCAGCGTTGCGGATATGGTACTGCTGCGGCGGTATCTGATCGGCAAGCCGGATCTGACAGAGGATGCAGCCGTAACGGCGGATCTCAATGCGGATAACAAGATCAATGCAATCGATCTGGTACTGCTCAAGAACATTCTCCTGAATCAGGAGGCATAA
- a CDS encoding phosphoglycerate kinase — protein MAGLNKVSVDDINVKGKHVLVRCDFNVPLKDGVITNDNRIQAALPTIKKLIADGGKVVLCSHLGKPKNGPEDKFSLAPVAKRLAELVDTKVIFAKDDNVVGENAKKAVAEMKDGEIVLLENTRFRSAEETKNGEAFSKELADLVNDEVFVMDAFGSAHRAHASTAGVTKFVKETAVGYLMQKEIQYLGNAVEVPVRPFVAILGGAKVADKLNVISNLIEKCDTLIIGGGMAYTFLKAKGYEVGTSLVDDEKVSYCKDMMDKAAAAGKQLLLPIDTTIAKSFPDPIDAEIEVAVVDADKIPADQMGLDIGTKTQQLFADAVKSAKTVVWNGPMGVFENPTLAKGTIAVAKALAETDATTIIGGGDSAAAVMQLGFADKMSHISTGGGASLEYLEGKVLPGVAAIADK, from the coding sequence ATGGCAGGTTTAAACAAGGTTTCCGTGGATGATATCAACGTAAAGGGCAAGCACGTTCTCGTGCGCTGTGATTTCAACGTTCCCCTTAAGGATGGGGTTATCACCAACGACAACCGGATCCAGGCTGCTCTTCCCACCATCAAGAAGCTGATTGCTGACGGAGGCAAGGTTGTACTGTGCTCCCACCTGGGCAAGCCGAAGAACGGTCCGGAGGATAAGTTCTCTCTGGCACCGGTTGCAAAGCGTCTGGCTGAGCTGGTAGATACCAAGGTGATCTTTGCAAAGGACGACAACGTTGTTGGCGAAAATGCCAAGAAGGCTGTTGCAGAAATGAAGGACGGGGAGATCGTTCTGCTGGAGAACACCAGATTCCGCAGTGCAGAGGAGACCAAGAACGGGGAGGCTTTCTCCAAGGAGCTGGCTGATCTGGTAAACGATGAAGTATTTGTCATGGACGCATTCGGTTCTGCACACCGTGCGCATGCTTCTACTGCCGGCGTGACCAAGTTTGTGAAGGAGACCGCTGTGGGCTATCTGATGCAGAAGGAGATTCAGTACCTGGGCAATGCTGTCGAGGTTCCGGTTCGTCCCTTCGTTGCCATTCTGGGCGGCGCAAAGGTTGCAGACAAGCTGAACGTAATCTCCAATCTGATCGAAAAGTGTGATACTCTGATCATTGGCGGCGGTATGGCTTACACCTTCCTGAAGGCAAAGGGCTACGAGGTTGGTACTTCTCTGGTTGACGATGAGAAGGTTTCATACTGCAAGGATATGATGGACAAGGCTGCAGCAGCAGGCAAGCAGCTCCTGCTCCCCATTGATACCACTATCGCAAAGAGCTTCCCGGATCCCATCGATGCTGAGATCGAGGTTGCAGTGGTTGACGCTGACAAGATCCCGGCTGATCAGATGGGTCTGGATATCGGCACCAAGACCCAGCAGCTGTTTGCGGACGCAGTGAAGAGCGCAAAGACCGTTGTATGGAACGGACCGATGGGCGTATTTGAGAACCCGACACTGGCAAAGGGCACCATTGCAGTGGCTAAGGCATTGGCTGAAACTGACGCTACTACCATCATCGGCGGCGGCGATTCCGCAGCAGCCGTTATGCAGTTGGGCTTTGCTGACAAGATGAGCCACATTTCCACCGGCGGCGGCGCATCCCTGGAATACCTGGAAGGCAAGGTTCTGCCGGGCGTTGCAGCAATCGCTGACAAGTAA